A genomic region of Mus musculus strain C57BL/6J chromosome 7, GRCm38.p6 C57BL/6J contains the following coding sequences:
- the Ndn gene encoding necdin: protein MSEQSKDLSDPNFAAEVPDCEMQDSDAVPVGIPPPASLAANLAGPPCAPEGPMAAQQASPPPEERIEDVDPKILQQAAEEGRAHQPQSPARPIPAPPAPAQLVQKAHELMWYVLVKDQKRMVLWFPDMVKEVMGSYKKWCRSILRRTSVILARVFGLHLRLTNLHTMEFALVKALSPEELDRVALNNRMPMTGLLLMILSLIYVKGRGAREGAVWNVLRILGLRPWKKHSTFGDVRKIITEEFVQQNYLKYQRVPHIEPPEYEFFWGSRANREITKMQIMEFLARVFKKDPQAWPSRYREALEQARALREANLAAQAPRSSVSED, encoded by the coding sequence ATGTCGGAACAAAGTAAGGACCTGAGCGACCCTAACTTTGCAGCCGAGGTCCCCGACTGTGAGATGCAGGACAGCGATGCCGTTCCGGTGGGGATCCCTCCTCCCGCTTCTCTGGCCGCTAACCTCGCAGGGCCACCGTGCGCTCCCGAAGGCCCTATGGCAGCCCAACAGGCCTCGCCACCGCCCGAAGAACGGATAGAAGATGTTGACCCTAAAATCCTGCAGCAGGCCGCAGAGGAGGGCCGCGCCCACCAGCCCCAGAGTCCAGCCCGGCCGATCCCAGCACCGCCAGCCCCTGCCCAGCTGGTGCAGAAGGCGCACGAGCTCATGTGGTACGTGTTGGTGAAGGACCAGAAGAGGATGGTCCTCTGGTTTCCAGACATGGTGAAAGAGGTCATGGGCAGCTACAAGAAATGGTGCAGAAGCATCCTCAGGCGCACCAGCGTCATCCTCGCCAGAGTGTTCGGGCTGCACCTGAGGCTGACCAATCTCCACACCATGGAGTTTGCCCTGGTCAAAGCCCTCAGCCCAGAGGAGCTAGACAGGGTGGCGCTCAACAACCGTATGCCCATGACAGGCCTCCTGCTCATGATCCTGAGCCTCATCTATGTGAAGGGCCGCGGGGCCAGAGAGGGTGCGGTCTGGAATGTGCTGCGCATCCTGGGGCTGAGGCCCTGGAAGAAGCACTCCACCTTCGGAGACGTGAGGAAGATAATCACCGAGGAGTTCGTCCAGCAGAATTACCTGAAGTACCAGCGTGTGCCCCACATCGAGCCTCCCGAGTACGAGTTCTTCTGGGGGTCCAGAGCTAACCGTGAAATCACCAAGATGCAGATCATGGAGTTCCTGGCCAGAGTCTTCAAGAAAGATCCCCAGGCGTGGCCTTCCCGATACAGGGAGGCTCTGGAGCAGGCCAGAGCTCTGCGGGAGGCTAATCTTGCTGCCCAGGCCCCCCGCAGCAGTGTCTCTGAGGACTAA